The following proteins are co-located in the Labrys monachus genome:
- a CDS encoding VOC family protein → MKIFGMEHIGFTVPDLEEAVGFFEAVFGAVTVMTTGRVEADGEFMRRRLGVPEHCRIENIKVLRCGNGSNLEIFQYSGETQAAALKRNSEVGGFHLAFQVDDAFAAAERLRERGVDVLDGPTLIESGPMEGLTWLYLRTPWGQFLEIVSRQGSLGYEAAGGPKLWSPVA, encoded by the coding sequence TTGAAGATCTTCGGCATGGAACATATCGGCTTCACCGTACCGGACCTCGAAGAGGCCGTCGGCTTCTTCGAAGCGGTGTTCGGCGCGGTGACCGTGATGACCACGGGGCGGGTCGAGGCCGACGGCGAATTCATGCGGCGGCGCCTCGGCGTGCCCGAGCATTGCCGGATCGAGAACATCAAGGTGCTGCGCTGCGGCAACGGCAGCAATCTCGAGATCTTCCAATATTCGGGCGAGACGCAGGCCGCGGCGCTCAAGCGCAACAGCGAGGTCGGCGGCTTCCATCTCGCCTTCCAGGTCGACGATGCCTTTGCCGCGGCCGAGCGCCTGCGCGAGCGCGGCGTCGACGTCCTCGACGGCCCGACGCTGATCGAATCCGGTCCGATGGAAGGCCTGACCTGGCTCTATCTGCGCACGCCCTGGGGCCAGTTCCTGGAGATCGTCAGCCGCCAGGGGTCGCTCGGCTACGAGGCCGCCGGCGGGCCGAAGCTCTGGTCGCCGGTGGCCTAG
- a CDS encoding LysR family transcriptional regulator produces the protein MDFNFKHARYFVAAARLGQVSRAAVELNVSQSAVTAAIQQLEALLGAPLLERRPTGVALTPAGSHFLRHAEQIIAAVNEATRIAVDTPAGIVGAVRIGVTYTVAGYFVMPLIHRVQRLFPGIDIILSEAERPEIEAALVAETIDLAVMLTSNLGNQDEIGHETLVRSQRRLWLPAEHALSRKGQVSLADVVNHPYIALTVDEAMKTQAGYWTKAGVHPNVVFQTSSVEAVRTMVAAGMGITVLSDMVYRPWSLEGQRIETCDLSDEIPTMDVGVAWKASRARSQTLLSLIDFLKRNADYEIRRARNREDRR, from the coding sequence ATGGACTTCAATTTCAAGCATGCGCGCTATTTCGTGGCCGCCGCCCGTCTGGGCCAGGTGAGCCGGGCCGCGGTCGAGCTCAACGTCTCCCAATCCGCCGTGACGGCCGCCATCCAGCAATTGGAGGCCCTGCTCGGCGCGCCCCTTCTGGAAAGGCGGCCGACCGGTGTCGCGCTGACGCCGGCCGGCTCCCATTTCCTGCGCCACGCCGAACAGATCATCGCCGCCGTGAACGAGGCGACCCGGATAGCCGTCGACACGCCCGCCGGCATCGTCGGGGCGGTGCGCATCGGCGTGACCTACACGGTGGCTGGCTATTTCGTCATGCCGCTGATCCACCGCGTCCAACGCCTCTTTCCCGGCATCGACATCATCCTGAGCGAAGCCGAACGCCCGGAAATCGAGGCCGCTCTGGTGGCCGAAACCATCGATCTGGCTGTCATGCTCACCTCCAATCTCGGCAATCAGGACGAGATCGGCCACGAAACCCTGGTGCGCTCGCAGCGGCGCCTGTGGCTTCCGGCCGAGCACGCATTGTCGCGCAAGGGGCAGGTCTCGCTCGCCGACGTGGTCAATCATCCCTATATCGCGCTGACCGTGGACGAGGCGATGAAGACGCAGGCAGGCTATTGGACGAAGGCCGGCGTGCATCCGAACGTGGTCTTCCAGACGAGTTCCGTCGAGGCGGTGCGCACCATGGTCGCCGCCGGCATGGGCATCACCGTCCTGTCCGACATGGTCTACCGTCCGTGGTCGCTGGAGGGCCAGAGGATCGAGACCTGCGACCTCAGCGACGAAATCCCCACCATGGATGTCGGGGTGGCCTGGAAGGCCAGCCGCGCGCGCTCGCAGACG
- a CDS encoding ABC transporter substrate-binding protein, with protein sequence MGLWRKLAAAGGLLAVMGSTALAQQKPFEGVQLKMLGIGDTSVTRLAKITKEFEDLTGAKVQIDQLPYPGLIDKIIIEASSDKPTYQLLWVDSPWIGMLGEAGALQDLTDYAKRDAAEIGLDDIVPVQLQENSWQGRLLAFPASGMIWHVNYRQDLFDNADEKAAFKAKYGYDLAAPTTFKQFYDIAQFFTRKKGEMLAGKVLDHDFYGNAQSYSRVQGAITHDFFPIMRAFGGDYWDPKTGLCGMTGEPQVKAAEFMKSLVPFNPPDYLGLMWDIQSGYMERGETAIAGYWSVRTVRLTNPAEAKLPTLGKAGFSASPTVDGKPQPTYTGSLSFGINAKASERDKEAAWAFIKWGTSEKIMRRLAEEGWGISQFRKSLLSDPALQARYPYYKVLLDSQANARRRIFHPFYADVEENFGVELSKYMAGETPTALEALTKACDAVNARLSMFPVETRLRWIDDVPVAVLKQ encoded by the coding sequence ATGGGGTTGTGGCGAAAACTGGCTGCGGCGGGCGGGCTTCTGGCCGTGATGGGCAGCACCGCGCTGGCGCAGCAGAAGCCGTTCGAGGGCGTGCAGCTCAAGATGCTGGGCATCGGCGATACGTCGGTCACCCGGCTGGCGAAGATCACGAAGGAATTCGAGGACCTGACCGGCGCGAAGGTGCAGATCGACCAGCTGCCCTATCCGGGCCTGATCGACAAGATCATCATCGAGGCCTCCTCCGACAAGCCGACCTATCAGCTGCTCTGGGTCGACAGCCCCTGGATCGGCATGCTCGGCGAGGCGGGCGCGCTGCAGGACCTGACCGACTACGCCAAGCGTGACGCCGCCGAGATCGGCCTCGACGATATCGTGCCGGTGCAGCTTCAGGAAAACAGCTGGCAGGGCCGCCTGCTCGCCTTTCCGGCTTCCGGCATGATCTGGCACGTGAACTACCGCCAGGACCTCTTCGACAATGCCGACGAGAAGGCCGCGTTCAAGGCGAAATATGGCTATGACCTGGCCGCTCCGACCACCTTCAAGCAGTTCTACGACATCGCCCAGTTCTTCACCCGCAAGAAGGGCGAGATGCTGGCGGGCAAGGTGCTCGACCACGATTTCTACGGCAACGCCCAGTCCTATAGCCGCGTGCAGGGTGCGATCACCCATGATTTCTTCCCGATCATGCGCGCCTTCGGCGGCGATTACTGGGATCCGAAGACCGGGCTGTGCGGGATGACCGGCGAGCCGCAGGTCAAGGCCGCCGAATTCATGAAGTCGCTGGTGCCCTTCAACCCGCCCGATTATCTCGGCCTGATGTGGGACATCCAGTCCGGCTACATGGAACGCGGCGAGACGGCGATCGCCGGCTATTGGAGCGTGCGCACGGTCCGCCTCACCAATCCGGCCGAGGCCAAGCTGCCGACGCTGGGCAAGGCGGGATTCTCCGCCAGCCCGACGGTCGACGGCAAGCCGCAGCCCACCTATACCGGCTCGCTGTCGTTCGGGATCAACGCCAAGGCGTCCGAGCGCGACAAGGAGGCCGCCTGGGCCTTCATCAAATGGGGCACCAGCGAGAAGATCATGCGCCGCCTCGCCGAAGAGGGCTGGGGCATCAGCCAGTTCCGCAAGTCGCTGCTCTCCGATCCCGCCCTGCAGGCCCGGTATCCCTATTACAAGGTGCTGCTCGACAGCCAGGCCAATGCCCGCCGCCGCATCTTCCATCCCTTCTACGCCGACGTCGAAGAGAATTTCGGCGTCGAGCTGAGCAAGTACATGGCGGGCGAGACGCCGACGGCGCTCGAAGCGCTGACCAAGGCCTGCGACGCGGTCAACGCCCGCCTGTCGATGTTCCCGGTCGAAACGCGCCTGCGCTGGATCGACGACGTGCCGGTCGCCGTCCTCAAGCAATAG
- a CDS encoding MaoC family dehydratase: protein MSSSPATFPPGRQLAGGRYHYEDIEVGDWYATPPATITESHIDRFAALSGDFFAVHMDEAAARDLGFPGRIAHGLLVLAIVDGLKNQSEALFHAVASLGWRWSFDAPVFIADRLFARISVLGKRETRHPGRAIVELGFHVVNQHGRVVQSGTNTLMILRDRRESADPTDGGAGDGSDAGLPNS from the coding sequence ATGAGCAGTTCGCCCGCAACCTTCCCGCCGGGCCGGCAGCTCGCCGGCGGCCGCTATCATTACGAGGACATCGAGGTCGGCGACTGGTACGCCACGCCGCCGGCCACCATCACCGAGAGCCACATCGATCGGTTCGCGGCGCTGTCGGGCGACTTTTTCGCAGTTCACATGGACGAGGCGGCGGCGCGGGACCTCGGTTTTCCCGGACGCATCGCCCATGGCCTCCTGGTGCTCGCCATCGTCGACGGGCTGAAGAACCAGTCGGAGGCCCTGTTCCATGCGGTGGCATCGCTCGGCTGGCGATGGTCGTTCGACGCCCCCGTCTTCATCGCCGACCGGCTCTTCGCCAGGATCAGCGTCCTGGGCAAGCGGGAAACGCGCCATCCCGGCCGCGCCATCGTCGAACTGGGATTCCACGTGGTGAACCAGCACGGGCGGGTCGTCCAGAGCGGCACGAACACGCTGATGATCCTGCGGGACCGGCGCGAAAGCGCCGACCCCACGGATGGCGGTGCGGGCGATGGCAGTGACGCAGGACTGCCCAATAGCTAG
- a CDS encoding carbohydrate ABC transporter permease, with protein sequence MGYVTRRNRTIATAFLLPTVAVLFLTTIYPMLYALYLSFRNYDLAKPFIPRIFVGLANYSEVLTSDTFLHSLLITFKLMAMTLVVQFVLGVAMALLVTQRLPGMAVIRTLLLIPMMISPVIVGLVWLFLYFPELGYLNYFLGMVGIDPIPWITSTQWSLTAIAIADIWQWTPFVMMGTAAALQSLSPEPYEAARIDGNSSVDVFLYVTLPQLRPVLISLLFLRAIDAFKIYDIIYVLTKGGPGDATETIALYIYRQSFTFWRMGVGAAASFVSLIVISVLITLFFKSMQKSAAAR encoded by the coding sequence ATGGGCTACGTCACCAGGCGCAACAGGACGATCGCGACGGCATTCCTGCTGCCGACCGTCGCGGTGCTGTTCCTCACCACCATCTATCCGATGCTCTATGCGCTCTATCTGAGCTTCCGGAACTACGACCTGGCCAAGCCCTTCATTCCCCGCATCTTCGTGGGCCTGGCCAATTACAGCGAGGTGCTGACCTCCGACACCTTCCTGCACAGCCTGCTGATCACCTTCAAGCTGATGGCGATGACGCTGGTGGTCCAGTTCGTCCTCGGCGTGGCGATGGCCCTGCTCGTGACGCAGCGCCTGCCCGGCATGGCGGTCATCCGCACGCTGCTGCTGATCCCGATGATGATCTCGCCGGTGATCGTCGGGCTGGTCTGGCTGTTCCTCTATTTTCCCGAACTGGGCTACCTCAATTATTTCCTCGGCATGGTCGGCATCGATCCGATCCCCTGGATCACCAGCACGCAATGGTCCCTCACGGCCATCGCCATCGCCGATATCTGGCAGTGGACGCCCTTCGTGATGATGGGAACGGCGGCCGCGCTGCAGAGCCTGTCGCCGGAGCCTTACGAAGCGGCGCGGATCGACGGCAATTCCAGCGTCGATGTCTTCCTGTACGTGACGCTGCCGCAGCTCAGGCCGGTGCTGATCAGCCTTCTCTTCCTGCGCGCCATCGACGCCTTCAAGATCTACGACATCATCTATGTGCTGACCAAGGGCGGGCCGGGCGACGCGACGGAGACGATCGCACTCTACATCTACCGCCAGAGCTTCACCTTCTGGCGCATGGGCGTCGGCGCCGCCGCCTCCTTCGTCTCGCTGATCGTCATCTCCGTGCTGATCACCCTGTTCTTCAAGTCGATGCAGAAAAGCGCGGCTGCCCGCTAG
- a CDS encoding GMC family oxidoreductase: protein MEIYDYVIAGAGPAGCVLASRLSEDAGLRVLLVEAGAWDRHPLFHMPAGFAKMTKGIGSWGWSTVPQRHLAGRVLWYTQGKVIGGGSTINAQIYTRGNALDYDAWAGEAGCEGWSYRDVLPYFKRAEGNERFADDYHGHEGPLGVSMPRATLPICDAFIRAAQEYGMPYNFDFNGRRQAGVGYYQLTQRAARRASAASAYLRPAMTRPNLTVLASAEIRRIVVEGGRATGIEVAGAGGAGIIRAEREVLVTCGGIGSPRLLMLSGIGPADHLESVGVAVRHDLPGVGSNLQDHLDLGVICECSGDHSYDSVQRLDRTLVAGLQYLMFRTGPVASSLFETGGFWYADPQARSPDIQFHLGQGSGIEKGIVKLDNPGVTLNSAFMRPRSRGTVRLASADSRAAPLIDPNYWADPYDREMSLRGLEMAREIMRQPALKPFLRRESLPGPEVRSPSELFDFACRMAKTDHHPVGACRMGRDAMAVVAPDLRVHGLDGLRVCDSSVMPLINSSNTNAPTIMIGEKAADMILERPPLPSATLDSARRISGRYADA from the coding sequence ATGGAAATCTACGACTATGTGATCGCCGGTGCCGGGCCCGCCGGTTGCGTGCTCGCCAGCCGGCTGTCCGAGGATGCGGGGCTGCGTGTCCTTCTCGTCGAGGCGGGCGCCTGGGACCGGCACCCTCTGTTCCACATGCCGGCGGGCTTCGCCAAGATGACCAAGGGTATCGGCAGCTGGGGCTGGTCCACCGTGCCGCAGCGCCATCTCGCCGGACGCGTGCTCTGGTATACGCAGGGCAAGGTCATTGGCGGCGGATCGACGATCAACGCCCAGATCTACACCCGCGGCAACGCCCTCGACTACGATGCCTGGGCCGGCGAGGCGGGCTGCGAGGGCTGGAGCTATCGCGACGTCCTTCCCTATTTCAAGCGCGCCGAGGGCAATGAGCGCTTCGCCGACGACTATCACGGCCATGAAGGCCCGCTCGGCGTTTCCATGCCCCGGGCCACGCTGCCGATCTGCGACGCCTTCATTCGCGCGGCGCAGGAATATGGCATGCCCTATAATTTCGACTTCAACGGCCGCCGGCAGGCCGGTGTCGGCTATTACCAGCTGACGCAGCGGGCGGCGAGGCGCGCCTCGGCGGCGAGCGCCTATCTCCGGCCGGCGATGACCCGGCCGAACCTCACCGTGCTCGCCTCCGCGGAGATCCGCAGGATCGTGGTGGAGGGTGGGCGTGCAACCGGGATCGAAGTCGCCGGCGCCGGCGGGGCCGGGATCATCCGTGCCGAGCGCGAGGTGCTCGTCACCTGCGGCGGCATCGGCTCGCCCCGCCTCCTGATGCTCTCCGGCATCGGGCCCGCAGACCACCTCGAATCGGTCGGTGTCGCCGTCCGGCACGACCTGCCCGGCGTCGGAAGCAATCTCCAGGACCACCTCGACCTCGGGGTCATCTGCGAATGCAGCGGCGACCACAGCTATGATTCCGTCCAGCGCCTCGACCGTACGCTGGTCGCCGGCCTGCAATATCTGATGTTCAGGACCGGGCCGGTCGCGTCCTCCCTCTTCGAGACCGGCGGGTTCTGGTATGCGGACCCGCAGGCGCGCTCGCCGGACATCCAGTTCCATCTCGGCCAGGGATCGGGCATCGAGAAGGGCATCGTCAAGCTGGACAATCCGGGCGTGACGCTGAACTCGGCCTTCATGCGTCCGCGCTCCCGCGGCACGGTGCGCCTGGCCAGCGCGGACAGCCGCGCCGCTCCCCTGATCGACCCGAACTACTGGGCCGACCCCTACGACCGGGAGATGTCGCTGCGCGGCCTGGAGATGGCGCGCGAGATCATGCGGCAGCCGGCCCTGAAGCCGTTCCTCCGGCGGGAAAGCCTGCCGGGACCGGAGGTCCGCAGCCCGTCCGAGCTGTTCGATTTCGCCTGCCGGATGGCCAAGACGGATCACCATCCCGTCGGCGCCTGCCGGATGGGACGGGACGCCATGGCGGTGGTCGCCCCCGACCTGCGCGTGCATGGGCTGGACGGGCTGCGCGTGTGCGATTCCTCCGTCATGCCGCTGATCAATTCCTCCAACACCAATGCGCCGACGATCATGATCGGCGAGAAGGCCGCGGACATGATCCTGGAGAGGCCGCCGCTCCCGTCCGCGACGCTCGACTCCGCACGCCGCATCAGCGGACGCTACGCCGATGCCTGA
- a CDS encoding aldo/keto reductase, with product MRPSDKVGFGRVKLEVTPFAFGAAPIGNFSRPIDEATSDAMVQHAWDAGVRYYDTAPMYGHGLSELRCGHSLRWKERDDFVLSSKVGRLLKPKKRSQIEFSPWNNAAANEMVFDYSYDATMRSFEDSLQRLALERIDICFIHDIDVFTRGAEQPEVFRQAMDGAWRALAKLREEGVVKAIGVGVNEWQVCLEALRQRDFDCFLLAGRYTLLEQESLDSFLPLCVERNAAVVIGGGFNSGILATGAVDGAKYNYVPAPADILERVRRIEKVCRDHDVPLPAAAMQFVVAHPAIPSFIAGTRTVDQLEKNLEWFSHPIPADFWRTLKKQGLLREDAPTPDESR from the coding sequence GTGAGGCCCTCGGACAAGGTAGGATTCGGCCGCGTGAAGCTCGAGGTCACGCCCTTCGCCTTCGGCGCGGCGCCCATCGGCAATTTCTCGCGCCCCATCGACGAGGCCACCTCGGACGCCATGGTCCAGCATGCCTGGGACGCGGGGGTTCGCTATTACGACACCGCGCCGATGTACGGTCACGGATTGTCGGAACTGCGCTGCGGCCATTCGCTGCGCTGGAAGGAGCGCGACGACTTCGTGCTGTCCTCCAAGGTGGGACGCCTTCTCAAGCCGAAGAAGCGCTCGCAGATCGAGTTCTCGCCATGGAACAACGCCGCCGCCAACGAGATGGTGTTCGACTATTCCTACGACGCCACCATGCGTTCCTTCGAGGACTCGCTGCAGCGGCTGGCGCTCGAGCGCATCGACATCTGCTTCATCCACGACATCGACGTGTTCACCCGCGGGGCCGAACAGCCCGAGGTCTTCAGGCAGGCAATGGACGGGGCCTGGCGCGCTCTCGCGAAGCTGCGCGAGGAAGGGGTCGTCAAGGCGATCGGCGTCGGCGTCAACGAATGGCAGGTGTGTCTGGAGGCGCTTCGGCAGCGTGATTTCGACTGCTTCCTCCTTGCCGGCCGCTACACGCTGCTGGAACAGGAATCGCTCGATTCCTTCCTGCCGCTCTGCGTCGAGAGAAACGCCGCCGTCGTCATCGGCGGCGGCTTCAACTCGGGCATTCTCGCCACCGGCGCCGTGGACGGCGCCAAGTACAATTATGTTCCCGCTCCCGCCGACATCCTGGAGCGCGTCCGCAGGATCGAGAAGGTCTGCCGGGACCATGACGTTCCCCTGCCGGCCGCGGCCATGCAGTTCGTCGTCGCCCATCCGGCCATCCCCTCCTTCATCGCCGGCACCCGAACCGTGGACCAGCTCGAAAAGAACCTCGAATGGTTCAGCCATCCCATTCCCGCGGATTTCTGGCGCACGCTGAAAAAGCAGGGATTGCTGCGGGAGGATGCGCCGACGCCCGACGAGAGCCGATAG